In Lolium rigidum isolate FL_2022 chromosome 7, APGP_CSIRO_Lrig_0.1, whole genome shotgun sequence, the DNA window gacacgaaaggtcttggaaaccttggcccgttATTTTGTCtcattgcgggagtcgtccctattatcgcttcgctgctcattgcttctccgataatcatctctattgtttcctcctgtgtttgcccgaaatcctgccgaaatttgccctggggcgtcatagttcgggtattgccgaggaaatcgtcgcctcgattgataatttcgaccacggtcctcctctggcgacctgtgccgtttgttgtggacagcatcctctccatccgcccatctatttgctatctccattaacgcagatactgtctttggattggttcttcccaagtcctcgacgaaatctccacgtctaattcctcgcgacaaacgcatctattgctctctcgtcgatatattttctgccgagtttttgatgatgttccatctttgtatatattttctcattgactcgtccggcttttgtcgacatgctctcagctcttctaacgacgcagtttTTTGCacgtagatctgaagttcttgacgaatacgtcttcgaaactttcccagctgtcgatagatcctggaggaagctttttgatccaagatcgtgcagctccactcaagtgcacctgaatactttgcatggctgttgccctagtccctccagttaacttcaccgtctcgaggtaatcaactagccaatcctctggatcttgcaagccgtcgaattttttgaagtgatcaggcaacttaaatcccgaagggactcgagtttttcgtactctccttgtgaagcacggcaggccgcacatatcctcgtcgttaagctccggggattgccgatgatcccttctgctttgccttgctctatcgacccttgcttgtgctcctgtgtctcttgctccacttggtccttcatggACTGCCGCCGTtgtctgccgcaggtcgtggactattttgccttgccgttccttcgggaggcgttgatacgaacgttgtccccatagctccaaccctcgctaacgccatattgtataatgtttcccttggatcacctgggggtggcctagatgcgaggatgtaagcttgtgtcgccatatacccagcttctggtgtcttagggataatgtttcctcttgtatctatcgacataaaggacatgtcgaggttttgaactaggtgCTCTCTTtcagcttcgggtatgtgttgtaaccttgatcttcctctcgttccgagcctccctatggctatcatccgaaactctagattgtcgacttagatctgcccttctcccgccggatgcgtaagctgcctcctttctcccgttcaactcagccgtctctgtttttctatttctccggcagctcgtgcgagcctatattgataagcttgcagcttcccgagccgtagccgttgtcgtcattggctccgaaccatctaaagcttttgcagctctatcccagtgctgcttgtggaagttgaactctgacacgtggtgtgggcccgacatatttagtgcccatacctctccttagatctgagggatcgacatagggattacccaaatcgtcgaaagcctccgatgtttcctcttgattttcgatagcataaatctgatgatactttgtactcagatctatgttgggtttggtgacatcattgttgagattgatgaagaccttgcccactgtgatagatttgtcgatgaagtcgtaactgtcgacatcgcttgagccatcgcttatatatgagtccgcagatgactcaaacgacatgtcgctgaagatcttggcgagtttctctcttgctctggtgctgacataacgtgttgccgaagtttcttcttctcctgactcggttgacgatgcacaacttgaaaaatcggaatcgaccgccgacgatcccgacgaaatcggaatttcgacacgatacgatccttccttttcgacgcgaaagtgaaaccttccgaacgtcatctccatgggctccgccagatacgcatatgcatccaaacgggaaggtgggtgaggaacaaaatcaacaagaccagcgagcgatccgtttacctcgatccatagtgttgcttccggttgacgatgtcgaagatcttgaacgtgccatcgagatcagatccttacgcctctaatccccacagacggcgccaattgacaagggattaacttgtcagtgcctacgggttataggctagggtttagttagaagtagagggcaagtagatctcgaaggtttcagccgaaaagtactcgacgattacgaaaactagggtttgtaaacaatgattcgatgatctccccgTCCCTCGacttcccctttatataagaggtggagccgagggtttcgttttgtacaagttacagagtccgggacggtttctaactcatcccgccaaattacaaacaacacttcctattacaactctactttccttaatatatcttgggctctcgaaccttcttattcttcgggtagtgggccttcattaaaccccgggtactatctttggcaggcccatttgggatgcctatgtcaagtaCCGAGGTGGATCACGAGACAATCCCAACCCAAGCTAGACAAAGACGGGGCACACAAAACTCACAAGTTCTCTAACAAAGTCGTACCTAGCTAAGCTTCATCAGGAGGATACGTAACTTGAGGACACCAATTTGTTGCGACGTCATCCCCTCCACAGAACATTGCCGCCATAGACGGGCCCTTATCACTCCAGACCTAATCCCGGCGATTGATTAAGgtatcaagtgggatcccaccaaAGTCGCACTTATAGTGCGTTTTGGCTTTTCTAGTGCAAATTTGGGGGTTTTTCGGTCATAAAGATAACTTACCGGTATGGGTTTGGGGATCTATTCCGCCACAGCTCAGGTTGCTATCGTAAATCAAGGCTAACATGGGGTGCATAAGGTATCGATCCTTTAGGGTTTAAGATGCAATTATTCCATATAATTGAATATCAATATAACATTACTACAAACAGAAATTATTATTGTTTCAACATCACACAAGACAACAAtaatcaaaattacaataaatgtTTGATCAAATaattaaacaaaataaaaatggtcTGGAATGGAATGAATGGTTTAAATTATACATGAACAGATATGAGAAAAAGGGGAGACTATCTTGATCCAAATAGCCTCCACTGATGTTCAACGAGATCAGAGATCAGTACGGAGTTGGGTATGAGTGTCTCGAGTTCTATCAGTAAATCTCAAGGAAAGCTTGGATCAGGTAATCGTGAAGGAATTCTTCGATGCCGGAATCCTCTAATGACAACGAGTCCTCTAGCAAAAAATCGCGCCGCGGCCGAGTTCATCCGCGAGATTCACGAATAAAGTTCTACGATTGATCTTGAACTTACCTTCGGGGCAGCGAGGGCATCAACGCGGACTGGAGGCGAATTGGGGTGGATGCGGTGGGGAACGTGCGGGCAAATCGAGAGCCCACATGATTCTACCTGAAAGAAGCTGCGGCACCAGTGGCGGAGTGGCGAGAACAACCCCCTCAAAACAAGCCTTGTCGACTGCTGTAGTCCCTTCGCTAGAGCCCAATCAAAACAAAGAAATTAAATTAATTTCACTAAACTTAATGGAGTAACTTATTTTGATCCTGCTATTGTAAAAAAAACATGCGATGCGTTCTCAATTAGGGGAAATTTTTGAATTAGATCGGACTACATTGAAATTAGGGATACATGGCGGCGATGTGGCGGGCGGAACGAAATCAGCGCGCGCAAGCTCACCAAGAGGGGGAAAGCGGTGATGGATGGTGGTCAAGCTTTTCGAAGACGTTGAGTGGGCGGGAACGGCGGAGATCTATGGCATTGCGGTAGTGGGCGGGGCCGGCAGGGAGGAGACTCGGACGCAAGCTCGGAAGCACCTGAAACTTTAGCGCGTGCTATGTTTTCCGCGTGATCGGTGGTGCTGGATTTGAGTAGCCCAAACCTGAGTACATGGCAGGTGGTGTGTCGAAAATCAGGGTGCTGGATAATTTTATCCGAACTAGCCTTTTTCCGTGACATGGTCGAGTCGTATTTTTGGGGCCGGACGGATACTGGGATAtatgctagagttgctcttaggAGGCTTAATTAGATTTTGATGTTCCCTTCTTCCCTAGGGCATGTAGAGTCGTTGATAAGATCTTCTTATCTTAATCCCATCACGTAAACTATATAACAATAAAATATAATGTATATTGGGTTATATTTCCTGTCTTATCTTTAGTAGCCACACATCCTAAATAAATGGTGAGAGATATTGTTGTTAAGAGATCATCTCGTGCTCAAGAAGGTAGACCCGTTTCTAACTTCCTCTTTTCCCGTGATTTATCCCACGAGGGGCATCCAAGATATCATAACTGTACACGTTCTTGGATCTTGGTAACTTCACACCACCATACTGAACCTAAATTGCATCTTAAGGAATTGTGCAGTTTTAGCAGAAAGTTGCAAGTTAGAAATAGGGCCTATGCAGTCAAAGTACTGACTATTGAGTAACCTAAAGAGAAAATGAAAGACTCTACGTTGTGTGCTGAATCTTCCAAGGCGCACATACGTGCTGCACCTAATCCCGTGTGACGCCTCATACTTGCCGGTAACCTCGATGCCGCTGGTTCGTGACCGGCACGTGCTCGCCGGCGGGGGAGACGTTGCTGTCGACGCTGCtgcccggcgacggcgaggggtgGCCGCCGAACCCCGAGATGGGGCCGGCGTACTCGGCGCTGTACTCTGGGCTGGGCAGCGGCACCTTCCTGATCCGCTCCATCTGGACCGTGTACGACGACGACCCGGACTGGCCGTACTCCGGTCCCGGCATCGAGCTGACCGAGCTGAGCGTGGCACCGCGCGCGGCGTCGTTCAGCGTCTCCAGCGGCACTTCCCCCTGCAGCGCCTTCACGACCTGGCTCATCTTGGGCCGTCGCCTGGCGGTGTGGCGGATGCAGGCGGCGGCGCAGGCCACGacgcgcgccgcctccatctggtCGTAGTCGCCGTCCAGCCGCTCGTCGACGAgcccgtcgtagtcgccgtcggcCAAGGCGCTCGAGAGAGCCGGACGTGCCTGCACGTACACAACGCAACGCTTGCAGTGAGGAAATATTTCCTAGAGAACGAACAGGGCATGCACGGAAGGCCGGCAGGTACCCAGTCTACGAGGCAGTCCTCGGCGCCGTACGACGCGCGGTCCGCTGGCCGCCGGCCGGTGAGGAGCTCGACCAGCATGACGCCGTAGGAGAAGACGTCCGACTTCTCTGTCAGCTTCCCGCTGGAGGCGTACTCGGGAGCCAGGTAGCCGAAGGTGCCCATGACGCGCGTCGAGACGTGCGTGTCGTTGCCGTGGCTCAGCTTGGCCAGCCCGAAATCCGCAACCTGAATGAAACGCAAAAGCAGAGGAATCCATTCATCGTTCTTCAAAGTTCAAACAAACTTGGTGACTGCACGATTGATCATGGAAATGTACCATCGCCTCGAAGTTGCTGTCCAGGAGGATGTTGGCCGATTTGATGTCCCGGTGGATGATCCGCGGGTTACCTTCAGTTCAAACCGATCAATCACCCGTGCATTGCTGTTGCTGGAATCCTGAAATGAACTTGATAATCGAACCCGAGTAGTGTATTTGTGTGTCTTACAGTCCTCGTGTAGGTAGGCGATCCCCTTGGCCGACCCGACGGCGATACGCAGCCTCGTCGTCCACTCCATCGCCGGCAAGCCTTTCCCTGCACTGACACGGGCATCGGCGTCTGCGACGGAGTGCGTCGACAAATATACAACGCGCGTATGCGTACGtaccgtggaggtggtgctcgagCGTCTGGTTGGGCACGAAGTCGTAGACGAGCAGCCGGCGGGCACCAGCGATGCAGTAGCCGACGAGGGAgacgaggtggcggtggtggacgCGGCTGATCATGTCCACCTCCGCCTGGAACTCGCGCTCGCCCTGCCCGCTCCCGGCCTTGAGCTGCTTCACCGCCACCTCCTTCCCGCCGGGTAGCACGCCCCGGTGCACGTACCCGAATCCGCCCTGCCCCAGCAGGTTCGCCTCCGAGAAgccgcccgtcgccgccgccagctcctcGTAGCTGAAAGCGTTCTTCTCGATGCCCACCGGCactggcggcggtggtgggggcATCACGGGCGGCCGGTGGGTCGAGAACG includes these proteins:
- the LOC124672378 gene encoding putative proline-rich receptor-like protein kinase PERK6, which encodes MAFDPSPMDTASQPSTSRVSPPWTRASRRLSSHGGHGSGGDLTSEQAVLAAVGAALLLFAACCCCCCCGCCRSKKKAKQQPYHDAMRFYAETSGFKGDSTATYYTSGVKPAQGRQQWQNQVAASSSANWRVVPAPPPPDMDSTAFSTHRPPVMPPPPPPVPVGIEKNAFSYEELAAATGGFSEANLLGQGGFGYVHRGVLPGGKEVAVKQLKAGSGQGEREFQAEVDMISRVHHRHLVSLVGYCIAGARRLLVYDFVPNQTLEHHLHGKGLPAMEWTTRLRIAVGSAKGIAYLHEDCNPRIIHRDIKSANILLDSNFEAMVADFGLAKLSHGNDTHVSTRVMGTFGYLAPEYASSGKLTEKSDVFSYGVMLVELLTGRRPADRASYGAEDCLVDWARPALSSALADGDYDGLVDERLDGDYDQMEAARVVACAAACIRHTARRRPKMSQVVKALQGEVPLETLNDAARGATLSSVSSMPGPEYGQSGSSSYTVQMERIRKVPLPSPEYSAEYAGPISGFGGHPSPSPGSSVDSNVSPAGEHVPVTNQRHRGYRQV